A genomic region of Eucalyptus grandis isolate ANBG69807.140 chromosome 5, ASM1654582v1, whole genome shotgun sequence contains the following coding sequences:
- the LOC104445097 gene encoding protein SRG1: METQVNTRERSLLVPCVQDILKENPTTVSKRYIRDDQESPVITDACSGLPQVPVIDLGRLVLEEVAKPELEKLHHACKDWGFFQLINHEVHPKLLEKVKKGIEELFNMPMEEKKKFWQRDGELDGFGQAFVFSEDQKLDWADIFYINTLPASLRKPYLFPKLPLPFRDDLDAYSKEMQALAIKLLYLIVKALGIEAKDLEGMFEEGLQGMRMNYYPPCPQPELVIGLNSHSDADAITILLQVNEMEGLQIRKDGKWVPVKPLPGAFIVNVGDIVEIMTNGIYQSIEHRAAVNAVKERVSIATFFSPRMDAEIGPMQSLIAPETPALFRRITVAEHLKGYLTSELQGKAYLDAMRIRHEEASKS, encoded by the exons ATGGAGACACAGGTAAACACACGAGAGAGGTCGCTTCTCGTGCCGTGTGTTCAGGACATACTGAAGGAGAACCCGACCACAGTCTCGAAGAGATACATCCGTGATGATCAAGAATCTCCTGTGATCACGGATGCTTGCTCTGGCTTGCCTCAAGTCCCGGTGATTGACTTGGGGAGGTTGGTTTTGGAGGAAGTTGCAAAGCCAGAGCTCGAGAAGCTGCACCATGCGTGCAAAGACTGGGGCTTCTTTCAG CTGATAAATCATGAAGTGCACCCTAAGTTGCTAGAGAAAGTGAAGAAGGGGATTGAAGAGCTGTTCAACATGCcaatggaagagaagaagaagttttGGCAGAGAGACGGCGAATTGGACGGCTTTGGACAGGCCTTTGTGTTCTCGGAAGACCAAAAGCTTGATTGGGCTGACATCTTCTACATCAACACCCTCCCTGCTTCTCTCAGGAAGCCTTACTTGTTTCCCAAACTCCCACTTCCCTTCAG AGATGATTTGGACGCTTACTCAAAGGAAATGCAAGCCCTAGCCATAAAGCTCCTCTACCTCATAGTGAAGGCTTTAGGAATAGAGGCAAAGGACCTCGAGGGGATGTTCGAAGAGGGCCTGCAAGGGATGAGGATGAACTATTACCCGCCATGTCCACAACCTGAGCTCGTGATAGGCCTCAACTCTCACTCTGATGCCGACGCGATCACCATTCTCCTCCAGGTCAACGAAATGGAGGGCCTCCAGATAAGGAAAGATGGGAAGTGGGTTCCTGTGAAACCTCTCCCTGGTGCTTTCATCGTCAATGTAGGAGACATTGTTGAG ATTATGACGAATGGGATATACCAGAGCATCGAGCATCGAGCGGCGGTGAATGCAGTGAAGGAGAGGGTCTCTATCGCGACATTCTTCAGTCCACGAATGGATGCCGAGATTGGTCCCATGCAAAGCCTCATCGCCCCGGAGACCCCAGCATTGTTCAGGAGGATAACGGTGGCAGAACATCTTAAGGGCTATCTAACAAGTGAGCTGCAGGGCAAAGCTTATCTCGACGCCATGAGGATTAGGCATGAGGAAGCCTCGAAGAGCTGA
- the LOC104445098 gene encoding LOW QUALITY PROTEIN: protein SRG1 (The sequence of the model RefSeq protein was modified relative to this genomic sequence to represent the inferred CDS: inserted 1 base in 1 codon), which yields METQADIRGRSLLVPCVQDILKANPTMVPKRYICDNQEHPVIMDACSGLPQVPVIDLGRLVSEDSAKPELEKLHQACKDWGFFQLINHDVSPKLIEKXKKGTEELFNMPMEEKKKFWQREGESDGFGQAFVLSEDQKLDWADIFYMVTLPASLRKPHLFPKLPLPYRDDLDAYSKEMQTLAIKLLYLMAKALGMEAKDLEGMFEDGLQGIRMNYYPPCPKPELVIGLNSHSDADAITILLQVNEMEGLQIRKDGKWIPVKPLPGAFIINVGDIVEIITNGIYQSIEHRATVNAVKERVSIATFFSPRMDAEIGPAPSLITSETPALFRRITVAEHLRGYLTSKLQGKAYLDAMRVQHEEA from the exons ATGGAGACACAGGCGGACATACGAGGGAGATCGCTCCTCGTGCCTTGTGTTCAGGACATACTGAAGGCGAACCCGACCATGGTCCCGAAGAGATACATCTGCGACAATCAAGAGCATCCTGTGATCATGGACGCTTGTTCCGGCTTGCCTCAAGTTCCTGTGATCGACTTGGGGAGGTTGGTTTCGGAGGACAGTGCCAAGCCGGAGCTCGAGAAGCTGCACCAGGCCTGCAAGGACTGGGGTTTCTTTCAG CTGATAAATCATGACGTGAGCCCTAAGCtgatagaaa tgaagaaggGGACTGAAGAACTGTTCAACATGCcaatggaagagaagaagaagttttGGCAGAGAGAGGGCGAATCGGACGGCTTTGGACAGGCCTTTGTGCTCTCGGAAGACCAAAAGCTTGACTGGGCTGACATCTTCTACATGGTCACTCTCCCTGCTTCTCTCAGGAAGCCTCACTTGTTCCCCAAACTCCCTCTTCCCtacag GGATGATCTGGACGCCTACTCAAAGGAAATGCAAACCCTAGCGATAAAGCTCCTTTACCTCATGGCGAAGGCCTTAGGAATGGAGGCAAAGGACCTTGAGGGCATGTTCGAAGACGGGTTGCAAGGGATTAGGATGAACTATTATCCACCGTGTCCGAAACCCGAGCTTGTGATAGGCCTCAACTCTCACTCCGATGCCGACGCAATTACCATCCTCCTCCAGGTCAATGAAATGGAGGGCCTCCAAATAAGGAAAGATGGGAAGTGGATTCCTGTGAAACCTCTCCCTGGTGCTTTCATCATCAATGTTGGAGACATTGTTGAG ATTATAACAAATGGGATATACCAGAGCATTGAGCATCGGGCAACTGTAAATGCAGTGAAGGAAAGGGTGTCCATCGCGACCTTTTTCAGTCCGAGAATGGATGCTGAGATCGGTCCTGCGCCAAGCCTCATCACCTCTGAGACCCCAGCACTATTCAGGAGGATAACGGTGGCAGAACATCTGAGGGGCTATCTAACGAGCAAGCTGCAGGGCAAAGCTTATCTTGATGCCATGAGGGTTCAGCACGAAGAAGCCTAG